A section of the Naumovozyma dairenensis CBS 421 chromosome 5, complete genome genome encodes:
- the GCR1 gene encoding transcription regulator GCR1 (similar to Saccharomyces cerevisiae GCR1 (YPL075W); ancestral locus Anc_8.543), protein MNLINQLTSTQSPSRINQLNGFQRPRATTSPFNVLQSPYNLNTNRLKHLLSQQEQQSSITSSNTTSNFYAITQFILQLYFKVDINSLASLRLIDLIVDQTYSDSLTLRKLNDGDAYQYFNTISRDPDISKCPIFALAIYFIIRWSHPNPPITIFNYFNIPLLDPNFILLDSNPLLYMQNEDVLNGINNSNIRIPRAELFEPSRDLIDIVFPWLPSLRQDMLQIDRTNYKLHSLCELFEFMGKVVIQDLRYLNQHSLLLPNILSFIAKFIPELFQMDQFKNIEAYNTTNNNMVNGNINIEPWLSSNTTYDPSIRNNTSRSQFTNVYNNTISYNADPALTAISSSIDNNFNNSNTTYQIPEEIESRFLELSKKLTVENIRLSQQVTQLKTDLSSVTTMCNEILKLQKAMATNPNTIRTDAVTDSVTGVTPITVPDSSAMEKPTPKIPQGAPIKPTFKSPPIISPAANLSDKIQKRELPPISPNDHLDQMSPYSPQSPGIIGSPYSRKRYRLDDKPTPSQTALDSLLSTSIQSPHIQVDPLIAAKTANATTTKITKSKTKKPKNAPTLNQIRKNQFNSPVTFAMADSTSTSSSNSSITNRDSASVPTQSKKDKEAVLVVDSPQPKVTNTIKKTPLVPMRKVLERPLLVRNDSTTSMPMSPSEQPAAKVIDARAPASAIEPFSPKTLVKELDKRNMTKKADYNGKSTNEDIRVGEDENTIKGILDKDVSETAENKKTEKNNELRENINKIEKDSKDKDDHEHKEDNKDKDEDKDRDEDKDKKTKTNIDNGSDKIKSTPSEVKEDTPVLSIPLQPVTKSVSSIPLIKRSSALPHLTNINRALQNFPNMASLGTFINNLSASNLTPSDISSLSHKASTPQIGKRQSTTPASRTGQGPNDNIKYKLSRENKTIWDLYTEWYIGLNGKPSIKKLIEKYGWRRWKVTEDSHFFPTRRIIMDYIETECDRGIKLGRFTKPDQPREEIRKIIVSDLEKFRINNGLTLNSLSLYFRNLTKHNEEICVFENFKSWSVGSMTEEEKVKYCKRQHLSNAALAAQEAARQAKLARKKEKQGTARSSKSTTANIQDSLSKLNEPNEIDKNVNLVLESPKRTVEHQDDTSTQTNLKRINQLQSNSGIVNDLKRHQDAEIRSNTTLNTLPPKTDLPTQATQRFIQASQINDIQESVAKLNANLSKPVSTTKSSIQTTAQLQNEGRSSVTKGTDKHSNTNDKVSPKALQKEVANCDNDIRLDKLPATQATECKLPELPKSPEDLNNVTHPTTTTIKTTADNSVRTNTNNDLMNTNSLSKPISEGTIVETKAIPNKSPTEIILNFKKEIVAEHGYSPSTKPIPGIITDSANVINSDTEESAVESQKLDSPVSTGKPNDATTELIAVTTTNSDSKSATPRSTMEKLALQTDSEPKHTSGTPGHTSSIV, encoded by the coding sequence atgaatttaataaatcaattgacCTCTACACAGTCACCTTCAAGAATAAACCAATTGAACGGTTTCCAGAGACCAAGAGCAACAACATCACCTTTCAATGTTCTTCAATCGCCttataatttaaatacTAACAGATTAAAACATCTATTATCTCAACAGGAACAACAATCGAGTATCACAAGTTCTAATACAACTTCAAATTTCTATGCAATCACACAATTTATTTTACAGttatattttaaagttGACATAAACTCCTTAGCCTCACTAAGGctaattgatttaattgtCGACCAAACCTACTCTGATTCTCTAACTTTAAGAAAGCTAAATGACGGCGATGCatatcaatatttcaatacAATATCAAGAGATCCTGATATCTCTAAATGTCCAATATTTGCATTAgcaatatatttcataatACGATGGAGTCATCCAAATCCTCCAATTACAATTTTTAACTATTTTAATATCCCATTGTTAGATCCAAACTTTATTCTTTTGGATTCAAATCCACTTTTATATATGCAGAATGAAGATGTGCTTAACGGCATTAATAACTCAAATATACGAATTCCGAGAGCAGAACTCTTTGAACCATCAAGAGACCTTATCGACATCGTATTTCCATGGCTGCCAAGTTTAAGGCAAGATATGTTACAAATTGATAGAACAAACTATAAATTACATTCCTTGTGTGAATTATTCGAATTCATGGGTAAAGTAGTCATCCAAGATTTACGTTATTTAAATCAGCATTCTTTATTGTTACCAAATATCTTATCATTCATTGCAAAATTCATACCTgaactttttcaaatggatcaatttaaaaatattgagGCATATAATACCACGAATAACAACATGGTCAATGGGAACATTAATATTGAACCATGGTTAAGTTCCAATACCACTTACGATCCCTCAATACGAAATAATACGTCAAGAAGTCAATTTACCAACGTATACAACAATACTATCAGCTATAATGCTGATCCTGCATTGACTGCGATAAGTAGTAGCATTGacaataatttcaataacaGCAATACTACATACCAGATACCAGAAGAGATAGAGTCACGATTTTTAGAACtttccaaaaaattgactgtggaaaatattagattAAGCCAGCAAGTAACGCAGTTGAAAACAGACTTGTCATCTGTGACAACTATGTGTAATGAAATCCTCAAATTACAAAAGGCAATGGCTACGAATCCTAATACCATTAGAACTGATGCTGTTACAGATAGCGTAACTGGAGTCACACCAATTACCGTCCCTGACAGTAGCGCAATGGAGAAGCCCACACCAAAAATACCTCAGGGCGCTCCTATAAAACCAACCTTCAAGAGTCCTCCAATAATATCTCCTGCTGCTAACTTGTCAGacaaaatacaaaaaagGGAATTACCACCCATATCACCAAACGATCATTTGGATCAAATGAGTCCATATTCTCCTCAGTCACCTGGGATAATTGGTTCGCCATATTCTAGAAAAAGGTACAGATTAGATGATAAGCCAACTCCTTCTCAAACAGCACTAGATTCTTTGCTATCTACCTCAATTCAAAGCCCACATATTCAAGTTGATCCACTAATAGCAGCTAAAACGGCAAATGCAACTACTACTAAAATAACAAAATCCAAAACCAAAAAACCAAAGAATGCTCCAACATTGAATCAAATACggaaaaatcaatttaatTCACCTGTTACATTTGCCATGGCAGATTCAACATCCACATCAAGCTCAAATTCTTCGATTACAAACAGAGACTCTGCTAGTGTTCCTACTCAATCGAAGAAGGACAAAGAAGCGGTTCTGGTTGTTGACTCCCCACAGCCAAAAGTAACCAATACCATCAAGAAAACTCCACTGGTGCCGATGAGAAAAGTATTAGAGAGGCCATTATTAGTTAGAAATGATTCAACAACTAGTATGCCAATGTCTCCATCAGAACAACCTGCGGCGAAGGTTATCGATGCAAGAGCCCCAGCATCTGCCATAGAACCTTTTTCGCCGAAGACACTGGTAAAGGAGTTAGACAAACGGAATATGACAAAGAAGGCTGACTATAACGGAAAATCGACGAATGAAGATATCCGTGTAGGAGAAGATGAGAATACAATAAAGGGTATACTAGATAAAGATGTCTCAGAAACAgcagaaaataaaaaaacgGAAAAGAACAACGAGCTACGCGagaatatcaataaaattgaGAAGGATTCTAAAGATAAAGACGATCATGAACATAAAGAAGACAACAAAGATAAAGACGAAGACAAAGATAGAGACGAAGACAAAGATAAAAAGACTAAAACCAATATTGATAACGGTAGTGACAAAATCAAATCTACACCTAGCGAAGTAAAAGAGGATACCCCTGTTTTATCGATCCCATTACAGCCAGTTACGAAATCAGTTTCATCAATACCACTAATAAAAAGGTCTTCAGCTTTACCGCATTTAACAAATATCAACAGAGCCTTACAGAACTTCCCGAATATGGCCAGCCTCGGTACTTTCATCAATAACCTCAGTGCAAGTAATCTAACACCGTCTGATATATCGTCCTTATCTCATAAAGCATCTACGCCtcaaattggaaaaagGCAATCGACTACACCAGCTTCCAGGACTGGTCAGGGTCCCAACGAcaatatcaaatataaGTTGTcaagagaaaataaaacaatatgGGATCTCTATACAGAATGGTACATTGGATTGAATGGGAAGCCTTCTATCAAAAAACTAATTGAAAAGTATGGATGGAGGCGTTGGAAAGTCACAGAAGATTCACATTTTTTCCCAACGAGAAGGATAATCATGGACTATATCGAAACAGAATGTGATCGTGGTATAAAATTAGGTAGATTCACAAAACCCGATCAACCAAGAGAAGAAATCAGGaaaattattgttagtGATTTAGAGAAATTCAGAATTAATAATGGTTTGACACTTAATTCGCTTTCACTTTATTTCAGAAATTTAACAAAACacaatgaagaaatatgtGTGTTTGAGAACTTTAAGAGTTGGTCTGTTGGGTCAATGACTgaggaagaaaaagttAAATACTGTAAAAGACAACATCTCAGCAATGCTGCATTAGCAGCTCAAGAAGCTGCTAGGCAGGCAAAGTTagcaagaaaaaaagagaaacaAGGAACTGCAAGAAGTAGTAAATCTACCACAGCTAATATTCAAGACTCCTTATCGAAACTTAACGAACCCAACGAAATAGATAAAAACGTTAATTTGGTTTTAGAATCGCCTAAGAGAACTGTTGAGCACCAAGATGATACCTCAACACAGACAAACttaaaaagaattaatCAGCTACAAAGCAACTCTGGGATTGTTAACGACTTGAAGAGACATCAAGACGCTGAAATACGATCTAACACGACACTAAATACCCTCCCCCCCAAAACGGACCTCCCTACCCAAGCAACTCAAAGGTTTATACAAGCGTCACAGATTAATGATATCCAAGAGTCAGTAGCAAAATTAAATGCCAATTTATCCAAACCTGTTAGCACTACCAAATCCAGTATTCAAACTACAGCTCAATTACAGAATGAAGGTCGGTCCTCAGTTACAAAAGGAACTGACAAACACAGTAACACGAACGATAAAGTATCACCGAAGGCTTTGCAAAAAGAAGTAGCAAATtgtgataatgatattcGATTAGATAAATTGCCCGCCACTCAGGCCACTGAATGTAAGTTACCAGAACTTCCTAAGAGTCCAGAAGATCTTAATAATGTTACCCATCCTACAACCACCACGATTAAGACTACTGCTGACAATTCTGTACGCACTAATACAAACAATGACCTTATGAATACAAATAGTTTGTCCAAGCCAATATCTGAAGGAACTATTGTTGAGACAAAGGCCATACCGAATAAATCTCCTACAGAAATCATTCTGAATTTTAAAAAAGAGATAGTAGCGGAGCATGGCTATAGTCCAAGTACGAAGCCTATACCAGGAATAATAACCGATTCTGCCAATGTTATAAATTCGGATACTGAAGAAAGTGCGGTAGAATCACAAAAATTAGATAGTCCCGTTTCGACAGGGAAACCGAATGACGCAACAACCGAATTGATTGCTGTAACTACCACCAATTCAGATTCCAAATCTGCTACTCCTAGATCAACAATGGAAAAGTTGGCCCTACAAACAGATTCAGAACCAAAACATACATCAGGGACTCCTGGCCATACATCTAGTATAGTTTGA
- the YTA6 gene encoding putative AAA family ATPase YTA6 (similar to Saccharomyces cerevisiae YTA6 (YPL074W); ancestral locus Anc_8.542): MPHDKFEIPGNLTLIQAIELLYNIIKSQYGNLKHPTNPRADPPLAERYKSLNHLLNYLHDAIKKIERHYGLGKHYFWNVPEYYPEYKVQMDDLKILRQDIITEENEVQEEIISNNADKKTPTTLEYGNNILKLSQLWRNNSKKEKKKAMETKMIEEEVAQIKEARRLEEERKIRENKLQQERIEIQNKKMLELKIKDQVETEVNAKLEQEERRRKKMECELERRRKQQLAKQKEKQVIVEGSEAYRSSRSKSPSPPIRTKTLGRRSVDVKRRSHELTMSNSESLRRRSFDIKTNPNISGKKDPILSQERNNDIGIAAIVAWQKHAQLEVPKKTLPSISLQNNNRKQSTKAVSPGTHNRPRHSKPSMAKMHGTNTQTKNLGSKDARINNADIERSGIKTTVNRRPSSRKQVHERKLPAVLKDEVDKTQEIPDKARETSLLDQRIKYIMTTLQGVDERACEQIINDILIMDEKIHWDDIAGLNNTKNILKETVVYPFLRPDLFKGLREPVRGMLLFGPPGTGKTMIAKAVATESHSTFFSISASSLLSKYLGESEKLVRALFYMAKRLSPSIIFLDEIDSLLTTRSDNENESSRRIKTELLIQWSSLSKAIPHSDPNGKSNNVLLLAATNLPWAIDEAARRRFSKRLYIPLPDSETRLYHLKKLMSSQKNILTVSDFKIISIATEGFSGSDITALAKEAAMEPIRDLGDELMNTNFDTIRGVSKQDFDTALSTIKKSVSKESLSHYEHWALQFGSTGS; the protein is encoded by the coding sequence ATGCCTCATGACAAGTTTGAAATACCAGGTAATTTAACTCTTATCCAGGCAATCGAACTATTATacaatatcatcaaaagCCAATACGGCAATTTGAAGCATCCCACCAATCCAAGGGCCGATCCCCCTTTGGCTGAACGTTACAAATCATTGAATCATTTACTGAATTATTTGCATGATGCTATTAAGAAGATTGAAAGACATTATGGATTAGGAAAGCACTATTTTTGGAATGTACCAGAATATTATCCAGAGTACAAAGTACAGATGGACGATCTTAAAATTTTGAGGCAAGATATCATTACTGAGGAAAATGAAGTCCAAGAAGAGATAATATCAAACAATGCTGATAAGAAGACCCCTACTACATTGGAGTatggtaataatatattgaaattgtcCCAGCTTTGGAGAAACAACTCtaaaaaagagaaaaagaaggCTATGGAAACTAAGATGATCGAGGAAGAGGTTGCGCAAATTAAAGAAGCAAGGCgattagaagaagaaagaaagatcAGAGAGAACAAGCTCCAACAAGAACGAATAGAAATCcagaataaaaaaatgttgGAGCTGAAGATCAAAGACCAAGTCGAAACGGAAGTCAATGCGAAGTtggaacaagaagaaagaaggCGGAAGAAAATGGAATGTGAATTAGAACGTAGGAGGAAACAACAATTAGCTAAACAAAAAGAGAAACAAGTTATTGTTGAAGGATCTGAAGCATATCGTAGTAGTCGTTCGAAGAGTCCAAGCCCGCCAATACGGACCAAAACGTTAGGTAGAAGAAGTGTAGACGTCAAGAGACGGTCTCATGAGTTAACAATGAGCAATTCAGAATCACTAAGGAGAAGGTCATTTGATATTAAGACAAATCCAAACATTTCAGGAAAAAAAGATCCAATACTATCACAGGAAAggaataatgatattggaATAGCGGCTATAGTTGCATGGCAAAAACATGCTCAACTAGAAGTTCCGAAGAAGACGTTACCATCTATCAGCCTTCAGAATAATAATCGTAAACAATCAACAAAAGCGGTAAGTCCAGGAACCCATAACAGGCCTCGACACAGTAAACCAAGCATGGCGAAAATGCATGGGACGAATACCCAAACTAAAAACCTAGGTTCTAAAGATGCAAGGATAAACAACGCAGATATAGAACGTTCTGGTATTAAAACGACTGTTAATAGACGTCCTTCATCACGCAAGCAAGTACACGAAAGGAAACTTCCAGCAGTACTAAAGGATGAGGTCGACAAAACGCAAGAGATACCAGATAAAGCACGAGAAACATCTCTTCTTGACCAGAggataaaatatattatgaCCACTTTACAGGGTGTTGATGAAAGAGCATGcgaacaaataataaatgatatattaattatgGATGAAAAAATCCATTGGGATGATATTGCGGGACTTAATAACACGAAGAATATACTCAAAGAAACTGTTGTGTATCCATTTTTACGTCCAGATCTTTTCAAAGGGTTAAGAGAACCAGTAAGAGGCATGCTATTATTTGGCCCACCAGGGACTGGAAAAACTATGATTGCCAAAGCTGTTGCTACTGAATCTCATTCTACGTTTTTCAGCATTAGtgcatcttcattattatcaaaatatcttGGTGAATCAGAAAAATTAGTTCGAGCGTTATTCTATATGGCGAAACGATTATCTCCTTCCATTATTTTCCTTGATGAAATTGACTCTTTATTGACGACAAGGTCAGATAATGAAAACGAATCCTCTAGAAGGATTAAAACAGAGTTATTAATCCAATGGTCATCATTGTCAAAAGCGATTCCCCATTCTGATCCCAATGGAAAAAGTAATAATGTTTTACTTCTTGCCGCAACAAACCTTCCTTGGGCCATTGATGAAGCAGCGAGAAGGAGATTTTCTAAGagattatatattccattGCCTGATTCTGAAACTAGACTTTATCAtctgaagaaattgatgagTTCACAGAAAAACATCTTAACCGTGTCGGATTTTAAGATAATCTCCATAGCCACAGAAGGGTTTTCTGGGTCCGATATTACTGCCTTAGCGAAAGAAGCAGCTATGGAACCTATCCGTGATTTGGGGGATGAGTTGATGAATACTAATTTTGATACAATTCGAGGTGTTTCTAAACAAGATTTTGATACTGCATTATCAACAATTAAAAAGAGCGTATCGAAGGAGTCCCTAAGTCATTATGAGCATTGGGCTTTGCAATTTGGTAGTACAGGTTCTTAG
- the UBP16 gene encoding putative ubiquitin-specific protease UBP16 (similar to Saccharomyces cerevisiae UBP16 (YPL072W); ancestral locus Anc_8.540), producing the protein MTKYTYLVPNDRQTQWLNVLLAKNGGALKKITGLTILGVSLYIVSPTLIISLLRTLGLRDKDTKESCRLDRTTMGLINARNDCFINSSLQALVPLSSFTVYLNSILSKLQEDKNLSLPLHKNLAKTVYELQKLIVDSESYSAELIISTMEHIFKGTISRQQNDAHEFTQLLLETLFKELAVLPKGVIEVPMKGVVGNHLICIRCGHISQIKEEMFSIYELNVPQCSSSKLTDIIHNNQLEKIEGYSCLYCEINMILKNENYRNSDGFTGDDEEKRKLRYLKEVFLNNLMINQELPDDIMHYIKSYKRGYCDISKMEKSDIFRKRRLLQCPKVLLIHLSRSMYNGMAYTRNPCNVEFENILELEEEQMLQSSPGEKTFINSNSKIRYELKSLVKHTGSHYQGHYQCYRHKPKLRINKENGEIINRSSVIDNNLLKDDEVEVEVKEENTVPSQSFKKIKSVETYPFWKLSDTSIEESTVKKVLNEKKSVYMLYYERI; encoded by the coding sequence ATGACAAAATATACGTATTTGGTTCCAAATGATCGTCAGACTCAATGGTTGAACGTTCTCTTAGCGAAGAATGGAGGCGCCCTCAAAAAGATCACTGGACTAACTATATTAGGTGTATCACTTTACATTGTATCCCCTACATTAATTATTTCTCTTTTGAGAACATTAGGTCTTCGAGATAAGGATACCAAGGAATCATGTCGATTGGATAGGACTACGATGGGGTTAATAAATGCCAGGAATGATTGCTTCATAAATTCATCACTTCAAGCTCTAGTTCCCTTGTCATCGTTTACTGTATATTTAAATTCCATACTATCAAAATTACAAGAGGATAAGAACTTAAGCCTACCATTACATAAGAATCTCGCCAAGACAGTTTATGAACTGCAAAAATTAATTGTTGATTCAGAGTCTTATTCAGCAGAGTTGATAATATCTACGATGGAGCATATTTTTAAAGGAACGATATCCCGGCAGCAAAATGATGCCCATGAATTCActcaattattattagagaCGTTGTTTAAGGAATTAGCGGTGCTTCCAAAGGGGGTTATAGAAGTACCAATGAAGGGAGTGGTGGGCAATCATTTAATCTGTATTAGATGTGGCCATATTTCGCAAATCAAAGAGGAgatgttttcaatttatgAACTCAACGTACCACAATGTTCTTCAAGCAAATTAACGGATATTATCCATAATAACCAATTAGAAAAGATTGAAGGTTACTCATGTTTATATTGTGAGATAAATATGATACTAAAGAACGAGAATTATAGAAATAGTGACGGCTTTACTggagatgatgaagaaaaacgGAAATTGAGATATCTTAAAGAAGTCtttttgaacaatttaatgataaaccAAGAATTACCGGATGATATAATGCATTATATTAAGTCTTATAAGAGAGGTTATTGTGACATATCGAAGATGGAAAAGTCTGACATATTTCGAAAAAGGAGACTGCTCCAGTGTCCAAAAGtattattaattcatttatcGCGATCAATGTATAATGGAATGGCATATACTAGAAACCCATGTAATGTCGAGTTTGAAAATATACTTGAACTAGAAGAGGAACAAATGTTGCAGAGCAGTCCTGGCGAGAAGacatttattaattcaaaCAGTAAAATAAGATATGAATTGAAGTCGTTAGTGAAGCATACTGGTTCACATTATCAAGGGCACTACCAATGTTATAGACATAAGCCTAAATTACGAATTAATAAGGAAAATGGTGAAATAATTAATCGATCTTCAGTAATCGATAACAATCTGTTAAAAGATGACGAAGTGGAGGTAGAAGTCaaggaagaaaatacaGTACCTTCccaatctttcaaaaagatTAAAAGTGTAGAAACATAcccattttggaaattatcTGATACGTCGATTGAGGAATCAACTGTGAAGAAAGttttaaatgaaaagaaatcagTCTATATGCTCTATTATGAACgtatttaa
- the NDAI0E02830 gene encoding uncharacterized protein (similar to Saccharomyces cerevisiae YPL071C; ancestral locus Anc_8.538), whose translation MNNQYGLKRCRSNELYGNLDISHYKKQKLIQDLQNLSLQDNTASASITTRTSTSFPHRIKDFKILPNSITFKPINLLTSISSSVDRKKKNFKNRPTRDKHEDDKDRDLSLYDSNYYIYSKILNDQNINSSQLIKWIDLSKFLYFIWYNWYYNLPKENITILIMMILIWTNNPFMKILIWISIRI comes from the coding sequence ATGAATAATCAATATGGTTTGAAAAGATGTAGAAGTAATGAGTTGTATGGTAATTTGGATATATCGCACTATAAGAAACAGAAATTGATACAAGATTTACAGAATTTATCACTTCAAGACAATACAGCAAGTGCCAGCATCACCACTAGAACTAGCACCAGTTTTCCACATCGAATAAAAGACTTTAAAATACTTCCCAATTCAATCACTTTTAAGCcgataaatttattaacatcTATATCGTCATCAGTAGatagaaaaaagaaaaatttcaaaaatagaCCTACTAGAGATAAACATGAGGATGATAAGGATAGGGACCTCTCTCTATATGActcaaattattatatatattcaaaaatctTAAACGATCAAAACATTAATTCATCTCAATTGATTAAATGGATTGACCTTTCCAAATTCCTTTATTTCATTTGGTATAATTGGTACTATAATCTCCCGAAGGAAAATATAACtatattgataatgatgatattgatatgGACCAACAACCCTTTtatgaagatattaatatGGATATCGATACGGATATAG